In the Klebsiella aerogenes KCTC 2190 genome, one interval contains:
- the fepC gene encoding iron-enterobactin ABC transporter ATP-binding protein, translated as MTAVTSRLRGDQLTLAYGKKTIAESLNVTIPDGHFTAIIGPNGCGKSTLLRTLSRLMTPSSGHVYLDGEQIQHYASKEVAKRIGLLAQNATTPGDITVQELVARGRYPHQPMFTRWRKEDEAAVNNAMRATGIVDLALQSVDTLSGGQRQRAWIAMVLAQETAIMLLDEPTTWLDISHQIDLLELLSELNREKGYTLAAVLHDLNQACRYATHLIALRDGKIVAEGAPKEIVTADLIERIYGLRCTIIDDPVAHTPLVVPLGRR; from the coding sequence ATGACCGCTGTAACTTCCCGTTTGCGCGGCGACCAGTTGACCCTGGCCTACGGCAAAAAGACCATCGCCGAATCGCTGAACGTCACGATTCCTGACGGCCATTTCACGGCGATTATCGGCCCCAACGGCTGTGGTAAATCAACCCTGCTTCGCACCCTCAGCCGCCTGATGACCCCGTCCAGCGGCCACGTTTATCTCGATGGCGAGCAGATCCAGCACTACGCCAGCAAAGAGGTGGCAAAGCGGATTGGCCTGCTGGCGCAGAATGCCACCACGCCCGGCGATATCACCGTACAGGAACTGGTGGCGCGCGGGCGCTATCCGCACCAGCCGATGTTTACCCGTTGGCGTAAAGAAGACGAAGCAGCGGTAAATAACGCGATGCGGGCGACGGGGATTGTCGACCTCGCGCTGCAGAGCGTGGATACCCTCTCCGGCGGCCAGCGCCAGCGGGCGTGGATTGCGATGGTACTGGCGCAGGAGACGGCGATTATGCTGCTTGATGAGCCGACGACCTGGCTGGATATCAGCCATCAGATCGACCTGCTGGAACTGTTAAGCGAGCTGAATCGCGAGAAGGGATATACGCTGGCGGCGGTACTGCACGATCTCAATCAGGCCTGTCGTTACGCCACCCATCTGATCGCCCTGCGCGACGGTAAGATCGTTGCCGAAGGCGCGCCGAAAGAGATCGTCACGGCGGATCTAATTGAGCGTATCTACGGTCTGCGCTGCACGATCATCGACGATCCGGTGGCGCATACGCCGCTGGTAGTGCCGCTGGGTCGCCGATAA
- the fepG gene encoding iron-enterobactin ABC transporter permease — protein sequence MAPSRRLMFCCLLLIAASLLVSLLGLGNGLVPLSIEQVVSALLGDAPRNVSMVVTEWRLPRVLMALLIGAGLGVSGAIFQSLMRNPLGSPDVMGFNTGAWSGVLVAMVMFGQNLTAIALAAMLGGVLTSLVVWLLAWRNGIETFRLIIIGIGVRAMLVAFNTWLLLRASLETALSAGLWNAGSLNGLTWGKTWPSAPLILLMLACGALLARRMRLLEMGDDTACALGVRVERSRLLLMLVAVLLTASATALAGPISFVALVAPHIARRISGTARWGLTQSALCGALLLALADYCAQRLFMPYQLPVGVVTVSLGGIYLIALLIQESRKK from the coding sequence ATGGCTCCCTCCCGCCGCCTGATGTTCTGCTGCCTGCTGCTGATCGCCGCCAGTCTGCTGGTGTCCCTGCTCGGTCTGGGTAATGGCCTGGTGCCGCTCAGCATTGAACAGGTGGTTTCCGCGCTGCTCGGCGACGCGCCGCGCAACGTCAGCATGGTGGTCACCGAATGGCGCTTGCCGCGCGTGCTGATGGCGCTGCTGATCGGCGCCGGGCTTGGCGTCAGCGGCGCCATTTTTCAGTCATTGATGCGTAACCCGCTGGGTAGCCCGGACGTGATGGGCTTCAACACCGGCGCCTGGAGCGGCGTGCTGGTGGCGATGGTGATGTTCGGCCAGAACCTGACCGCCATCGCGCTGGCGGCGATGCTTGGCGGCGTGCTGACCTCGCTGGTGGTGTGGCTGCTGGCGTGGCGCAACGGCATTGAAACCTTCCGCCTGATCATTATCGGCATCGGCGTGCGCGCCATGCTGGTGGCATTCAATACCTGGCTGCTGCTGCGCGCGTCGCTTGAGACTGCCCTTTCCGCCGGGTTGTGGAATGCCGGTTCGCTCAACGGCCTGACGTGGGGCAAAACCTGGCCATCGGCGCCGCTGATCCTGCTGATGTTAGCGTGCGGCGCGCTGCTGGCGCGGCGGATGCGGCTGCTGGAGATGGGCGACGATACCGCCTGCGCGCTGGGGGTTCGAGTCGAACGTTCACGCCTGCTGCTGATGCTGGTGGCGGTGCTGCTGACCGCTTCCGCCACCGCGCTGGCCGGGCCTATTTCTTTCGTCGCGCTGGTAGCCCCGCATATCGCCCGACGGATAAGCGGCACCGCACGCTGGGGGTTAACCCAGTCGGCGCTGTGCGGCGCGCTGCTGCTGGCGCTGGCCGATTACTGCGCCCAGCGCCTGTTCATGCCTTATCAGTTACCGGTAGGGGTGGTCACCGTCAGTCTTGGCGGTATCTACCTCATCGCGTTATTAATTCAGGAGTCCCGCAAAAAATGA
- the fepD gene encoding Fe(3+)-siderophore ABC transporter permease produces MSFSTTTVRAVAVPGLLLLLALAIALSLLIGAKPLPPSVIVDAFSGSCQSADCTIVLDARLPRTLAGLLAGCALGLAGALMQTLTRNPLADPGLLGVNSGASFAIVLGAALLGITSPQEQLLMAFCGAFAASLLVAFTGSQGGGQLSPVRLTLAGVALAAVLEGLSNGIALLNPDVYDQLRFWQAGSLDIRTLQTLKIVLLPVLIAAVVTLFLSRALNSLSLGADTATALGSRVARTQLIGLLAITVLCGSATALVGPIAFIGLMMPHMARWLVGADHRWSLPVTLLATPALLLFADVLGRLLVPGELRVSVVSAFIGAPVLIWLVRRQPRGGAL; encoded by the coding sequence ATGTCGTTTTCTACGACCACGGTGCGCGCCGTCGCCGTGCCTGGTCTCTTGTTACTTTTAGCTCTCGCGATTGCGCTCAGCCTGCTTATCGGCGCCAAACCTCTGCCGCCTTCGGTGATTGTCGATGCCTTCTCCGGCAGCTGTCAGAGCGCCGACTGCACTATCGTACTGGATGCCCGCCTGCCGCGTACGCTGGCCGGATTGCTGGCCGGCTGCGCGCTTGGCCTCGCCGGCGCGCTAATGCAAACCCTCACCCGTAACCCGTTGGCCGACCCGGGCCTGCTCGGCGTCAACTCCGGCGCCAGCTTCGCCATCGTGCTCGGTGCGGCGCTGTTGGGCATCACTTCGCCGCAGGAGCAGTTGCTGATGGCCTTTTGCGGCGCCTTCGCCGCGTCGCTACTGGTCGCGTTTACCGGCAGCCAGGGCGGCGGCCAGCTTAGCCCGGTGCGCCTGACCCTCGCGGGCGTGGCGCTGGCGGCGGTCCTGGAAGGCTTATCTAACGGCATCGCCCTGCTCAACCCGGACGTGTATGACCAACTGCGCTTCTGGCAAGCCGGCTCGCTGGATATTCGCACCCTGCAAACGCTGAAAATCGTCCTGCTACCGGTGCTGATTGCCGCCGTGGTAACCCTTTTTCTCAGCCGGGCGCTGAACAGCCTGAGTCTCGGCGCCGACACCGCCACCGCGCTCGGCAGCCGGGTCGCGCGCACCCAGTTAATCGGCCTGCTGGCGATAACCGTCCTGTGCGGCAGCGCGACGGCGCTGGTCGGCCCTATCGCCTTTATCGGCCTGATGATGCCGCATATGGCGCGCTGGCTGGTGGGGGCGGATCACCGCTGGTCATTGCCGGTTACGCTGCTCGCCACCCCCGCCCTGTTGCTGTTTGCCGACGTGCTTGGCCGCCTGTTGGTGCCTGGTGAATTGCGCGTTTCGGTGGTCAGCGCCTTTATCGGCGCGCCGGTGTTGATCTGGCTGGTTCGCCGTCAGCCGCGAGGAGGTGCGCTGTGA
- the entS gene encoding enterobactin transporter EntS, producing MNRPSRLLDVSLLRTHPAFRAVFIARFISILSLGLLGVAIPVQIQMMTHSTWQVGLSVMLTGCSMFIGLMVGGVLADRYERKRLILLARGTCGVGFVGLCLNAMLPEPSLAAIYLLGIWDGFFASLGVTALLAATPALVGRENLMQAGAITMLTVRLGSVISPMIGGLLLATGGVAWNYGLAAAGTFITTLTLLRLPRLPPPPQPREHPLKSLLAGLKFLFNSPLIGGIALLGGLLTMASAVRVLYPALAEGWQMSNSQIGLLYAAIPLGAALGALTSGQLAHTAKPGALMLITTVGSFVAIALFSVMPFWALGALCLALFGWLSAISSLLQYTLIQTQTPENMLGRINGLWTAQNVTGDAIGAALLGGLGAVMTPVASASASGWALVIVGVLLIGLLRELRRFQRPEQACES from the coding sequence ATGAACCGACCTTCCCGGCTGCTTGATGTCAGCCTCCTGCGCACCCATCCGGCGTTCCGCGCCGTCTTTATCGCTCGCTTTATTTCTATCCTGTCGCTTGGCCTGCTAGGCGTGGCGATCCCGGTACAAATCCAGATGATGACCCATTCGACCTGGCAGGTGGGGCTCTCGGTGATGCTGACCGGCTGTTCGATGTTCATTGGGCTGATGGTCGGCGGCGTGCTGGCCGACCGTTATGAACGCAAACGCCTGATCCTGCTGGCGCGTGGCACCTGCGGCGTGGGCTTCGTCGGCCTGTGCCTGAACGCTATGCTACCGGAACCCTCGCTGGCGGCAATTTACCTGCTGGGGATCTGGGATGGCTTCTTCGCCTCTTTGGGCGTGACCGCGCTTCTGGCGGCAACGCCGGCTTTAGTCGGCCGCGAAAACCTGATGCAGGCCGGAGCGATCACCATGCTGACCGTGCGTCTCGGTTCGGTGATATCGCCGATGATCGGCGGGCTATTGCTGGCGACCGGCGGCGTGGCCTGGAACTATGGCCTGGCGGCGGCGGGGACGTTCATTACCACCCTGACGCTGCTACGCCTGCCGCGGCTGCCGCCACCGCCGCAGCCGCGCGAGCATCCGCTGAAATCGTTGCTGGCGGGGCTGAAATTTCTCTTTAATAGCCCGCTTATTGGCGGCATTGCGCTGCTCGGCGGCCTGTTGACGATGGCCAGCGCGGTGCGGGTGCTTTATCCGGCGCTGGCGGAAGGCTGGCAGATGTCAAATTCGCAGATTGGCCTGTTGTATGCCGCCATTCCGCTTGGCGCGGCGCTGGGGGCGTTAACCAGCGGACAACTGGCGCATACCGCGAAGCCGGGGGCGCTGATGCTGATAACGACGGTAGGGTCGTTTGTGGCGATTGCGCTGTTCAGCGTGATGCCGTTCTGGGCGCTGGGCGCGCTCTGTCTGGCGCTGTTTGGTTGGCTGAGCGCGATAAGCTCGCTGCTACAGTACACGTTGATCCAAACGCAAACGCCGGAAAATATGCTGGGGCGCATTAATGGCCTGTGGACCGCGCAGAACGTGACCGGCGATGCTATTGGCGCGGCGCTGTTGGGTGGATTAGGGGCGGTAATGACCCCGGTGGCTTCAGCCAGCGCCAGCGGCTGGGCGCT